A portion of the Microlunatus phosphovorus NM-1 genome contains these proteins:
- a CDS encoding recombinase family protein: protein MRQLGYTRVSTASQDAQLQLDALVAAGVQKRDVFADITSGSRSAAERPGMQKLLGYAEPGDTVVVWRVDRLGRSLIDVLNTVNLLRDRDVAVRSVSDGIDPATSTGRLMLNMLATLAEYERELIVERVNAGIAAARQNGTRFGRPLSDPVVIADKLAIAADARAKGRTAEDAARLVGWSRATLYRHQQAFAARKDSGM from the coding sequence GTGAGGCAACTCGGATACACGCGGGTCAGCACAGCGAGCCAGGATGCGCAGCTGCAGCTGGACGCGCTGGTGGCGGCCGGGGTGCAGAAGCGTGACGTGTTCGCCGATATCACCTCCGGCAGCAGGTCGGCAGCTGAGCGGCCCGGCATGCAGAAGCTGCTCGGCTACGCCGAGCCGGGCGACACGGTGGTGGTGTGGCGGGTCGACCGGCTCGGCCGGTCACTCATCGACGTCCTCAACACCGTGAACCTACTCCGCGACCGCGACGTGGCGGTGCGGTCGGTGTCGGACGGGATCGACCCGGCCACCTCGACCGGACGGCTGATGTTGAACATGCTGGCCACGCTCGCCGAGTACGAAAGAGAGCTGATCGTGGAGCGCGTCAACGCTGGCATCGCCGCTGCCCGGCAGAACGGCACCCGATTCGGCCGGCCACTGTCGGACCCGGTGGTGATCGCTGACAAGCTCGCGATCGCCGCCGACGCCCGGGCGAAAGGCCGCACCGCCGAAGACGCGGCCCGGCTGGTTGGGTGGAGCCGCGCGACCTTGTACCGCCACCAGCAAGCCTTCGCGGCCCGCAAGGACAGCGGAATGTGA
- a CDS encoding TetR/AcrR family transcriptional regulator has translation MPKIDAPTVAEHRAMIRTRLIDAAEAILRESPSSHLTAGAVTSAAGIARNSIYRYVDSVEDLRSLVVDRYLPEWLTTVSAAMEIAGSPEDRVVAWVRTNLEQAAATGHGWLMEAARTQSLNASIDETVAHAHTGMRNTLTNAWTDLLQNHPERVPIATGLTVGILDAGFRQLDRGQPRELVLQLGITAARALVTHLPA, from the coding sequence GTGCCGAAGATCGATGCGCCCACGGTTGCCGAGCACCGCGCGATGATCCGGACCCGCCTGATCGACGCTGCCGAAGCCATCCTGCGCGAATCACCGTCCAGCCACCTGACTGCCGGCGCCGTCACCTCAGCGGCCGGCATCGCCCGCAACAGCATCTACCGCTACGTCGACTCCGTCGAAGACCTCCGCAGCCTGGTCGTCGACCGCTACCTACCCGAGTGGCTGACCACGGTCTCGGCAGCGATGGAGATCGCCGGCAGCCCGGAGGATCGCGTGGTCGCCTGGGTGCGGACCAACCTCGAACAAGCCGCCGCCACCGGCCACGGATGGCTGATGGAAGCCGCACGAACCCAGTCGCTGAACGCTTCGATCGACGAAACCGTCGCCCACGCCCACACCGGCATGCGCAACACCCTCACCAACGCCTGGACAGACCTCCTGCAGAACCATCCCGAACGAGTACCCATCGCCACCGGACTGACCGTCGGCATCCTCGACGCCGGATTCCGCCAGCTCGACCGCGGTCAACCCCGCGAACTCGTACTCCAACTCGGCATCACGGCCGCCCGCGCCCTCGTCACCCATCTTCCCGCCTGA
- a CDS encoding DUF2871 domain-containing protein, with the protein MRKAESVLFRLSAGWTVVGLASGLAYRELTRSTGFSGFTQLAVVHTHTLVLGTIVGLLVLALQRVYRLGEDRRFGWFVWIWTIGLVLTAGAMAVKGSLQVLGSAAADSSALAGVSGLGHVVLTVGFVLVFLVLGRRIRHTQQESDTETATTQAMPA; encoded by the coding sequence GTGAGAAAGGCAGAGTCGGTTCTGTTCCGTCTGTCAGCGGGATGGACCGTGGTCGGGTTGGCCAGTGGGCTTGCCTATCGAGAGTTAACCCGCTCGACCGGGTTCAGCGGGTTCACCCAGCTCGCGGTGGTGCACACCCACACGCTGGTCCTGGGCACGATCGTGGGCCTGCTGGTACTTGCCTTGCAGCGGGTCTACCGGCTCGGTGAGGATCGCCGGTTCGGCTGGTTCGTGTGGATCTGGACCATTGGACTCGTCCTCACCGCCGGCGCGATGGCGGTCAAGGGATCGCTGCAGGTGCTCGGTTCAGCTGCCGCCGACTCATCGGCCCTGGCCGGTGTCTCCGGGCTGGGCCACGTCGTGTTGACCGTCGGCTTCGTGCTCGTGTTCTTGGTGCTGGGACGCCGCATCCGCCACACCCAGCAGGAGTCCGACACCGAGACCGCGACCACGCAGGCCATGCCGGCATGA
- a CDS encoding MFS transporter produces MTAERAPEAQRRAWAGLWVLAAALAMIVLDGTIVGVALPAIITDLHLDLTDAQWVNSLYSVVFAALLLTAGRLGDRWGRRRLLLAGVTVFVLGSMLAASAGDAAALLSARALQGVGGAMVLPSTLSTVNATFRGRDRAAAFGIWGAVMSGAAALGPLLGGFLTQVSNWPLVFWINVPIGLAVAVATMLLVDETRGTKAAGIGVDVPGPLLSAAGLALIVFGLIESSSLGWWTPTGSPALFGPAWPAAAPVSPVPVALAVGVVLLAAFLVVESRRQRSGRTTVLDLRLFTLPTFSFGNTTALLVAVGEFALLFVLPLFLVTSLGLSMLSAGLVLASMATGAFLSGAVARHLAARFGPTRVVVLGLALEVVGATAAALVTTASGPGWAVAAALLPYGLGLGLASAQLTSTTLRDVPPSQSGTGSATQSTVRQLGAALGSAVAGTTLAAALTTHQTPTALADPTAFPAASASALWVAVAILAIATLTAWALDHTSRRQPETAPQITPPAIQEKSCSPQPS; encoded by the coding sequence GTGACAGCTGAGCGTGCGCCCGAAGCTCAGCGTCGGGCCTGGGCGGGATTGTGGGTGCTGGCGGCAGCGTTGGCCATGATCGTGCTGGACGGCACCATTGTCGGCGTCGCGTTGCCGGCAATCATCACCGATCTGCACCTGGATCTCACTGACGCGCAGTGGGTGAACAGCCTGTACTCGGTGGTTTTTGCCGCTCTGCTGCTGACCGCCGGCCGCCTAGGTGACCGGTGGGGGCGGCGGAGGTTGCTGCTCGCAGGTGTCACAGTGTTCGTTCTCGGCAGCATGCTGGCTGCGTCCGCCGGCGACGCCGCGGCGCTGCTCTCCGCGCGTGCCCTGCAGGGTGTCGGCGGGGCGATGGTGCTGCCGTCCACGTTGTCCACGGTTAACGCCACGTTCCGCGGCCGCGACCGGGCTGCGGCGTTCGGGATTTGGGGGGCGGTCATGTCCGGCGCGGCCGCGCTCGGACCACTGCTGGGCGGCTTCCTCACGCAGGTGTCGAACTGGCCGTTGGTGTTTTGGATCAACGTGCCGATCGGCCTCGCCGTGGCAGTCGCCACCATGCTGCTCGTCGACGAGACCCGCGGCACCAAGGCCGCTGGGATCGGCGTCGACGTTCCCGGGCCGCTGCTCAGTGCTGCCGGGCTCGCCCTGATCGTGTTCGGGCTGATCGAGAGCAGCTCGCTGGGCTGGTGGACACCGACCGGCTCGCCGGCATTGTTCGGGCCGGCCTGGCCCGCCGCCGCCCCGGTCTCACCGGTGCCGGTCGCCCTAGCCGTCGGAGTCGTGCTGCTGGCTGCGTTCCTGGTCGTGGAGTCTCGTCGGCAGCGCAGCGGCCGCACCACCGTCCTCGACCTGCGGCTGTTCACACTCCCGACCTTCAGCTTCGGCAACACCACCGCGCTGCTCGTAGCGGTCGGTGAGTTCGCCCTCCTCTTCGTCCTCCCGCTCTTCTTGGTGACCTCGCTTGGGCTCAGCATGCTGTCGGCCGGTCTGGTGCTGGCCTCGATGGCCACGGGAGCGTTCCTGTCCGGTGCGGTCGCCCGCCACCTGGCAGCCCGCTTCGGCCCGACCCGGGTGGTGGTCCTCGGCCTCGCCCTGGAAGTGGTGGGCGCCACCGCGGCCGCGCTCGTCACCACTGCCAGCGGGCCCGGCTGGGCGGTAGCCGCCGCACTCCTGCCCTACGGGCTCGGGCTGGGCTTGGCGTCGGCGCAGCTGACCTCCACCACCCTCCGCGACGTTCCCCCCAGTCAGTCCGGGACCGGGTCGGCCACCCAAAGCACCGTCCGTCAACTCGGCGCCGCGCTCGGCAGCGCCGTCGCCGGCACAACCCTCGCCGCCGCCCTCACCACCCACCAGACCCCAACCGCACTCGCCGACCCGACCGCGTTCCCCGCCGCCAGCGCCTCAGCCCTCTGGGTCGCCGTCGCCATCCTCGCGATCGCCACCCTCACCGCCTGGGCGCTCGACCACACCAGCCGTCGGCAGCCAGAAACCGCCCCCCAGATCACCCCACCAGCAATTCAGGAGAAGTCATGCTCGCCCCAGCCATCGTGA
- a CDS encoding HsmA family protein, which produces MLAPAIVIITLALVFYSIGIWAERIQGILKPWHAVFFGLGLAADATGTFLMTQIAASRRTEGIQASGLSSVMAVSGTIAIVLMAIHLLWAIVVLIRNREHEKQTFHRFSIAVWVLWLIPYIIGAASAMAG; this is translated from the coding sequence ATGCTCGCCCCAGCCATCGTGATCATCACCCTCGCGCTCGTCTTCTACTCCATCGGCATCTGGGCCGAACGCATCCAAGGCATCCTCAAACCCTGGCACGCCGTCTTCTTTGGCCTCGGCCTCGCCGCCGACGCCACCGGCACCTTCCTCATGACCCAAATCGCCGCCAGCCGCCGCACCGAAGGAATCCAAGCGAGCGGACTCAGCTCCGTGATGGCCGTCAGCGGAACCATCGCCATCGTATTGATGGCCATCCACCTTCTCTGGGCCATCGTGGTCCTCATCCGCAACCGCGAGCACGAGAAGCAGACGTTCCACCGCTTCAGCATCGCGGTATGGGTCCTCTGGCTCATCCCCTACATCATCGGCGCCGCCTCCGCTATGGCCGGATGA
- a CDS encoding LutC/YkgG family protein, which translates to MSARQEILARIARAHELAPPSVAPAYADVDRSYRDQPNRSMDDVVELLVDRLEDYKALVRTSTQAELATTVAAAVADRGLTTLVVPPGLPPAWTAEVSAELHRDSAEAPLSVAALDQLGGTVTGCAVAAAETGTLVLDASPDQGRRALTLVPDYHLCVVAQSAVVPDVPEMLARLQADRPLTMISGPSATSDIELNRVEGVHGPRVLEVIIVMDS; encoded by the coding sequence ATGAGCGCCCGACAGGAGATCCTGGCCCGGATCGCGCGGGCGCACGAGCTCGCGCCGCCCTCGGTGGCGCCCGCGTACGCCGACGTCGACCGCTCCTACCGCGATCAGCCCAACCGGTCGATGGACGACGTGGTCGAGCTGCTGGTCGACCGGCTCGAGGACTACAAGGCACTGGTGCGGACCAGCACGCAGGCCGAGCTGGCCACCACGGTGGCCGCGGCGGTGGCCGATCGGGGGCTGACCACGCTGGTCGTACCGCCGGGTCTGCCGCCGGCGTGGACGGCCGAGGTGAGCGCCGAGCTGCACCGGGACAGCGCGGAGGCGCCGTTGTCGGTGGCCGCGCTCGACCAGCTGGGCGGCACCGTCACCGGCTGCGCGGTGGCGGCCGCGGAGACCGGCACCCTGGTGCTGGACGCCTCACCCGACCAGGGCCGACGGGCGCTCACGCTGGTCCCGGACTACCACCTGTGCGTGGTGGCGCAGAGCGCCGTCGTGCCCGACGTGCCGGAGATGCTGGCCAGGCTGCAGGCGGACCGTCCGCTGACCATGATCAGCGGGCCGAGCGCGACGAGCGACATCGAGCTCAACCGGGTCGAGGGCGTGCACGGCCCACGGGTGCTCGAGGTGATCATCGTCATGGACTCGTAG
- a CDS encoding LutB/LldF family L-lactate oxidation iron-sulfur protein, which yields MSEPVLLGMPALPTSPRGVGNLRGDETFPVAARRALANGQLRANLGHATQTIRTKRAQVVGEVAGWEALREAGSQLKRHTMGDLETYLLQLEEKVTARGGTVHWARDATEANEIVTRLVRATGADEVVKVKSMATQEIGLNEHLESQGIAAYETDLAELIVQLGHDKPSHILVPAIHRNRSEIREIFLREMADVDPELTDEPAVLAAAARQHLRRKFLSARVAISGANFGIAETGTLGVVESEGNGRMCLTLPETLITVMGIEKLVPRWTDLEVFLQLLPRSSTGERMNPYTSMWTGVTPGDGPQEFHLVLLDNGRTAVLSDAHGRDALNCIRCSACLNVCPVYERAGGHAYGSVYPGPIGAVLSPQLTGVEDNASLPYASSLCGACYDACPVKIDIPSMLVHLRNAHVETHRAEHRLPSAESAIMKAASWVMSNDKRWSAAVRGARAGRVLGRKRGVIGPIPLPLADAWTQSRDIPRPPTQSFRDWWTAEHEGGQR from the coding sequence ATGAGTGAACCGGTGCTGCTGGGCATGCCCGCCCTGCCCACCTCGCCCCGCGGCGTGGGCAACCTCCGCGGGGACGAGACGTTCCCGGTGGCGGCCCGCCGGGCGCTGGCCAACGGCCAGCTCCGCGCCAATCTCGGCCACGCGACCCAGACGATCCGGACCAAGCGGGCCCAGGTGGTCGGTGAGGTCGCCGGCTGGGAGGCGCTGCGCGAGGCCGGCAGCCAGCTCAAGCGCCACACCATGGGCGATCTGGAGACCTATCTCCTGCAGCTGGAGGAGAAGGTGACGGCCCGCGGCGGCACCGTGCACTGGGCCCGCGACGCGACCGAGGCCAACGAGATCGTCACCCGGCTGGTCCGGGCCACCGGTGCCGACGAGGTGGTCAAGGTCAAGTCGATGGCAACCCAGGAGATCGGGCTGAACGAGCACCTGGAGAGCCAGGGGATCGCGGCCTACGAGACCGACCTGGCCGAGCTGATCGTCCAGCTGGGGCACGACAAGCCGTCGCACATCCTGGTCCCGGCGATCCACCGCAACCGCTCGGAGATCCGCGAGATCTTCCTGCGTGAGATGGCGGACGTCGACCCCGAGCTCACCGACGAGCCGGCCGTGCTGGCCGCCGCCGCGCGGCAGCACCTGCGCCGGAAGTTCCTGTCCGCCCGGGTCGCCATCAGCGGCGCCAACTTCGGCATCGCCGAGACGGGCACCCTCGGGGTGGTCGAGTCCGAGGGCAACGGCCGGATGTGCCTGACGCTGCCCGAGACCCTGATCACCGTGATGGGGATCGAGAAGCTGGTGCCCCGCTGGACAGATCTCGAGGTGTTCCTGCAGCTCCTGCCCCGGTCCTCCACCGGGGAGCGGATGAACCCGTACACGTCGATGTGGACCGGGGTCACCCCCGGCGACGGTCCGCAGGAGTTCCATCTGGTGCTGCTCGACAACGGCCGCACCGCGGTGCTGTCCGACGCCCACGGCCGGGACGCGCTCAACTGCATCCGCTGCAGCGCGTGCCTCAACGTCTGCCCGGTCTACGAGCGGGCCGGCGGGCACGCGTACGGGTCGGTCTACCCGGGTCCGATCGGGGCGGTCCTGTCGCCGCAGCTGACCGGGGTCGAGGACAACGCCTCGCTGCCGTACGCCAGCTCGCTGTGCGGCGCCTGCTACGACGCCTGCCCGGTGAAGATCGACATCCCCTCGATGCTGGTGCACCTGCGGAACGCGCACGTGGAGACCCACCGGGCCGAGCACCGGCTGCCGAGTGCGGAGAGCGCGATCATGAAGGCCGCGTCCTGGGTGATGAGCAACGACAAGCGCTGGAGCGCGGCGGTCCGCGGGGCACGGGCCGGCCGGGTGCTCGGACGCAAGCGCGGGGTGATCGGGCCGATCCCGTTGCCGCTGGCCGACGCCTGGACGCAGTCGCGGGACATCCCGCGCCCACCGACGCAGAGCTTCCGCGACTGGTGGACCGCCGAGCACGAGGGGGGACAGCGATGA
- a CDS encoding (Fe-S)-binding protein, protein MRIALFVTCLADTMFPQVGRATVRLLERLGHQVVFPDQQTCCGQMHVNTGYQREALPLVERYVRTFEPYDVIVAPSGSCVGSVRHQHGLVASTYGSAALAEDAEAVGHRTYELSELLVDVLGVTDVGAYFPHTVTYHPTCHSLRMLRVGEKPLQLLREVEALRLVELPEADQCCGFGGTFAVKNADTSTAMLADKMRNVLDTGAEFCSAGDSSCLMHIGGGLTRLRSGTRALHLAEILAQTKDDLPALTPTELEGSHE, encoded by the coding sequence GTGAGGATCGCGCTGTTCGTCACCTGCCTGGCCGACACCATGTTCCCGCAGGTGGGCCGGGCCACCGTCCGGCTGCTCGAGCGCCTCGGTCACCAGGTCGTGTTCCCCGACCAGCAGACCTGCTGCGGTCAGATGCACGTCAACACCGGCTACCAGCGGGAGGCGCTGCCGCTGGTGGAGCGCTACGTGCGCACCTTCGAGCCGTACGACGTGATCGTGGCGCCGTCGGGCTCCTGCGTCGGCTCGGTACGCCACCAGCACGGCCTGGTCGCCTCCACCTACGGCAGCGCCGCCCTGGCCGAGGACGCCGAGGCGGTGGGCCACCGGACGTACGAGCTGTCGGAGCTGCTGGTCGACGTGCTCGGCGTCACCGACGTCGGCGCCTACTTCCCGCACACGGTGACCTACCACCCGACCTGTCACTCGCTGCGGATGCTGCGGGTTGGGGAGAAGCCGCTCCAGCTGCTGCGCGAGGTCGAGGCGCTGCGCCTGGTCGAGCTGCCGGAGGCGGACCAGTGCTGCGGTTTCGGTGGCACCTTCGCGGTGAAGAACGCCGACACCTCGACGGCGATGCTCGCCGACAAGATGCGCAACGTGCTCGACACCGGGGCCGAGTTCTGCTCCGCCGGTGACTCCTCCTGCCTGATGCACATCGGTGGCGGTCTGACCCGCCTGCGCAGCGGCACCCGCGCGCTGCACCTGGCCGAGATCCTCGCCCAGACCAAGGACGACCTGCCGGCGCTGACGCCGACGGAGCTGGAGGGGTCCCATGAGTGA